A part of Streptomyces sp. NBC_01451 genomic DNA contains:
- a CDS encoding cytochrome P450, whose translation MLSRYADIAAAAANPALSSETGGDRKGGGTHLDDMPFEDAAGVVLAMMDDPRHELIKRTLAPAMTGAAVAGLEEQLRPYAEGLVDDALGRERCDFVSDVTEKLALYAMALLLGIPERDRELLARWGRETLGMVDRRTGVMDEASWANMLALSGYCYEAVAARKGCPASNLGDLLIGGDIPTDQGQEPLSDIERAENLTLLQITGLEQPRNIIAGGIAAFAQHPDQWQALRSDRSLLPGAVEEVLRWTPANPYNRRTATRDLEISGQLIRRGDKVTLWWASANRDESVFEDPMRFDIRRDPNPHLSFGDGPHFCAGAEIGRMQTRLVLETLLDRVEVIRPAGPVTWGPNNKHCVLLDVPVHLVP comes from the coding sequence CGAGGACGCCGCCGGCGTCGTGCTGGCCATGATGGACGATCCGCGGCACGAGCTGATCAAGCGGACTCTGGCTCCTGCGATGACCGGAGCCGCGGTGGCGGGACTCGAGGAGCAACTGCGGCCGTACGCCGAAGGTCTTGTCGACGACGCGCTCGGCAGAGAACGCTGCGACTTCGTGTCGGACGTCACCGAGAAGCTGGCGCTGTACGCCATGGCGCTTCTTCTCGGGATACCCGAGCGTGACCGGGAACTGCTGGCCCGTTGGGGGCGCGAGACGCTGGGGATGGTGGATCGCCGCACCGGCGTGATGGACGAGGCCTCCTGGGCGAACATGCTGGCCCTGAGCGGATACTGCTACGAGGCGGTGGCCGCGCGGAAGGGCTGTCCCGCATCCAACCTCGGCGATCTGCTGATCGGCGGCGACATCCCCACCGACCAGGGGCAGGAGCCGCTCTCCGACATCGAACGCGCCGAAAATCTCACCCTCCTGCAGATCACCGGCCTGGAACAGCCGCGCAACATCATCGCGGGCGGTATTGCCGCCTTCGCGCAGCATCCGGACCAGTGGCAAGCGCTGCGCTCCGACCGGTCCCTGTTGCCCGGCGCGGTCGAGGAGGTGCTGCGATGGACGCCGGCCAACCCCTACAACCGCCGCACCGCGACCCGCGATCTGGAGATCTCCGGGCAGCTGATCCGGCGAGGGGACAAGGTGACGCTGTGGTGGGCGTCGGCCAATCGTGACGAGTCGGTCTTCGAGGACCCCATGCGATTCGACATCCGGAGGGATCCGAACCCCCATCTCTCGTTCGGTGACGGCCCCCACTTCTGCGCGGGTGCCGAGATCGGCCGGATGCAGACCCGCCTGGTCCTGGAGACGCTCCTCGACCGGGTCGAGGTGATCCGCCCCGCGGGACCGGTGACCTGGGGGCCGAACAACAAGCACTGCGTGCTGCTGGACGTACCCGTCCACCTGGTGCCGTAG
- a CDS encoding thioesterase II family protein, with amino-acid sequence MATVPTTADTDCGLWIRRFQPSPDARARLLCLPHAGGSASFFLPVAHALAPDVEVLAVQYPGRQDRRGEDCVDNVPELADRLLEALAGWLDRPLALFGHSMGALVGFELAGLMEREANVKPTVLFASGRRAPSCADDEGVHLRGDEQIIDEMQRLGGTDARILDDPEMRALILPVLRADLKAAETYRPARTHRLGCPIEVLIGDADPRTPLPETRAWREHTSGEFGLTVFPGGHFFLADRATEVIRHVADRL; translated from the coding sequence ATGGCGACAGTCCCGACCACAGCCGACACCGACTGCGGCTTGTGGATCCGCCGGTTCCAACCCTCGCCGGACGCCCGGGCCCGGCTGCTGTGCCTGCCGCATGCCGGGGGCTCGGCATCGTTCTTCCTGCCCGTCGCCCACGCACTGGCGCCGGACGTCGAAGTACTGGCCGTGCAGTACCCGGGCAGGCAGGACCGACGCGGCGAGGACTGCGTCGACAACGTTCCTGAGCTCGCGGACCGGCTGCTGGAAGCGCTCGCCGGGTGGCTGGACCGGCCGTTGGCCCTGTTCGGGCACAGCATGGGTGCCCTGGTGGGCTTCGAGCTGGCCGGGCTGATGGAGCGGGAGGCGAACGTCAAGCCGACCGTGCTGTTCGCCTCCGGCCGGCGCGCCCCCTCGTGCGCGGACGACGAGGGCGTGCACCTGCGCGGCGACGAGCAGATCATCGACGAGATGCAGCGCCTCGGCGGCACCGACGCACGGATCCTTGACGACCCGGAGATGCGCGCGCTCATCCTGCCCGTGCTGCGGGCCGACCTCAAAGCCGCCGAGACCTATCGGCCCGCGCGCACGCACCGGCTCGGCTGTCCGATCGAAGTCCTGATCGGGGACGCCGACCCGAGAACACCGCTGCCGGAAACGCGTGCGTGGCGCGAGCACACGTCGGGCGAATTCGGCCTGACGGTATTCCCCGGCGGCCATTTCTTCCTCGCGGATCGGGCGACGGAAGTAATACGCCACGTCGCCGACCGGCTGTGA
- a CDS encoding proline iminopeptidase-family hydrolase: MAAPADSTGWLQFGEFRTWYRVTGKLDGDRVPLVVVHGGPGSTHDYLLTMTSLAEDGRAVVHYDQLGNGGSTRLPERGADFWTPELFLDELANLLEGLGITERYVLFGQSWGGMLVARHAVDRPAGLRGLIIANAPASYRLWRSEMEVLRAALPPGVDAVLRAHEAAGTTDSAEYFEAMRVFYGRHVCRLDPWPRDYLASFMETADNPTVYEAMNGPSEFHVIGTLKDWSVEDRLPDISVPTLVLSGRHDEATPVTVRPFRDLIPDARWEIFENSSHVPHLEEPTRFHAVVSDFLTGLEK, encoded by the coding sequence ATGGCGGCGCCTGCGGACTCCACAGGCTGGTTGCAATTCGGGGAATTCCGTACGTGGTACCGGGTCACCGGAAAGCTGGACGGCGATCGGGTGCCGCTGGTGGTCGTACACGGAGGCCCGGGAAGTACTCACGACTACCTGCTCACCATGACCTCGCTCGCCGAGGACGGACGCGCGGTCGTGCACTACGACCAGCTCGGCAACGGCGGCTCCACCCGGCTGCCGGAGCGCGGCGCCGACTTCTGGACGCCCGAGCTGTTCCTCGACGAGCTGGCCAACCTGCTGGAAGGCCTCGGCATCACCGAGCGGTACGTGCTGTTCGGCCAGTCCTGGGGCGGCATGCTCGTCGCGCGTCACGCCGTGGACAGGCCAGCGGGACTGCGAGGGCTGATCATCGCGAACGCCCCCGCTTCATACCGGCTTTGGCGCAGCGAGATGGAGGTGCTCAGGGCCGCCCTGCCCCCGGGTGTGGACGCGGTGCTGCGCGCGCACGAGGCGGCCGGCACCACCGACTCCGCCGAGTACTTCGAGGCGATGCGCGTCTTCTACGGCCGGCACGTCTGCCGACTCGACCCGTGGCCCCGCGACTACCTCGCCTCCTTCATGGAGACCGCCGACAACCCGACGGTCTACGAGGCGATGAACGGCCCGAGCGAGTTCCATGTCATCGGCACGCTGAAGGACTGGTCGGTCGAGGACCGGCTGCCCGACATCTCCGTGCCGACGCTGGTCCTCTCCGGCCGCCACGACGAGGCCACGCCGGTGACGGTCCGTCCGTTCCGGGACCTGATTCCGGACGCGCGCTGGGAGATCTTCGAGAACTCCAGCCATGTGCCCCACCTTGAGGAGCCGACGCGCTTCCACGCGGTCGTCTCCGACTTCCTCACCGGTCTGGAGAAGTGA
- a CDS encoding ACP S-malonyltransferase, with the protein MDALVFPGMGPTKFADLGRFLLLNPHARRLVAAADTRLGYPLADRFAEAEGDYSEYAQVAFFVACLALAEWAEAEHGVEPAACAGPSFGEKPAAVRAGSLSFEDGVWLTARLARCLEEYFAVEHRDVVTHSFARVPETRVRELVDELAGRGGWSEISCFIDRDLFMVSLRESELDWLQRSVRSLGGLSLYTMRPPMHASVFDGLRRKAAEEVIGELEFAAPLLPLLADQDGSVVEDGAGVRSMLLDSFVRPLRWPAVVGGLRELGVERVCVAGPDSLFGRVGCTTSAFEVVSATPWLAMQPRRRTSSAGR; encoded by the coding sequence ATGGACGCCTTGGTCTTTCCCGGGATGGGGCCGACGAAGTTCGCCGACCTCGGCCGGTTCCTGCTGCTGAATCCGCACGCCCGCCGTCTGGTCGCCGCCGCCGACACACGCCTGGGGTACCCGCTGGCCGACCGTTTCGCCGAGGCCGAGGGCGACTACTCCGAGTACGCGCAGGTGGCCTTCTTCGTGGCCTGCCTCGCCCTTGCCGAGTGGGCCGAGGCGGAACACGGCGTCGAGCCGGCCGCCTGTGCCGGGCCGAGTTTCGGGGAGAAGCCCGCGGCCGTGCGTGCCGGATCGCTCTCCTTCGAGGACGGGGTGTGGCTGACGGCCCGGCTGGCCCGCTGCCTGGAGGAGTACTTCGCGGTCGAGCACCGCGACGTGGTGACCCACTCCTTCGCCCGGGTTCCCGAGACGCGGGTCAGGGAGCTGGTGGACGAACTCGCCGGACGCGGCGGCTGGTCGGAGATCTCCTGCTTCATCGACCGTGACCTGTTCATGGTCTCACTGCGGGAGTCGGAGCTGGACTGGTTGCAGCGCTCGGTGCGCTCGCTCGGTGGGCTCTCGCTGTACACGATGCGCCCGCCGATGCACGCGTCCGTGTTCGACGGGCTGCGCCGCAAGGCCGCCGAGGAGGTCATCGGGGAGCTGGAGTTCGCCGCGCCGCTGCTGCCGCTGCTCGCCGACCAGGACGGCTCGGTGGTCGAGGACGGCGCCGGGGTGCGCTCGATGCTGCTCGACAGCTTCGTGCGTCCGCTGCGCTGGCCCGCGGTTGTCGGCGGGCTGCGAGAGCTCGGGGTCGAGCGGGTCTGTGTGGCAGGGCCGGACAGCCTGTTCGGCCGGGTCGGCTGCACGACGAGCGCTTTCGAGGTGGTCTCGGCCACCCCGTGGCTCGCCATGCAGCCGCGGCGCCGGACGTCCTCAGCCGGCCGCTGA
- a CDS encoding acyl carrier protein, whose product MTIWDSKFEQIIRSYLPFLPPEEPLDEETPLREYGLDSLGIVELLSTLESEYNLRFSEEDLMLETFANPGVLWRSLTRLRSAAG is encoded by the coding sequence ATGACCATCTGGGACTCGAAATTCGAGCAAATCATCCGCAGTTACCTGCCATTCCTTCCGCCCGAAGAGCCACTGGACGAGGAAACTCCACTCCGTGAATACGGTCTCGATTCACTGGGCATAGTGGAACTCCTCTCCACGCTCGAATCCGAATACAACCTCCGTTTCTCGGAGGAGGATCTGATGTTGGAGACCTTCGCCAATCCGGGTGTTCTGTGGCGGTCGCTGACCAGGTTGCGATCAGCGGCCGGCTGA
- a CDS encoding AMP-binding protein, producing the protein MEGTTDIALHGRFQRGLARAPRGVAVRCADAAITYEELHELALRQAGALVESGARRVAVLAEKGPAAYVGVVAALYAGAAVVPLRPDFPAARTRRMIEAAGVTALIVDEKGAGLAPGPAEVAVFGPGFAQPSAVLDEPVTVAPGDPACVLFTSGSTGRPKGVTVTHGATAHYFGLLDARYDFTAADVFSQTFDLNFDCAFFDLFNAWGAGATLQTVPPYAYRDLPAFLNERGVSVWFSTPGAIALTRRTTALAPHAMPGLRWSLFAGEALQCRDAADWQSAAPNSTLENLYGPTELTVTVAAHRWSQPRSPALAVNGVVPIGAVHAGHEHVLLDEDGQTVEDEGELCVSGPQLSPGYLDPADESGRFVRREGRRWYRTGDRVRRIDGGELAYLGRADAQVQVHGWRIELAEIEHALRTDTSVHDAVTVGIPKDGTTELVVFYTAERAIRPVELAARLRETLPETVVPRHFHHVEEFPLNTNRKIDRASLAERARALHTPSALVHGLLDEAVAEVPEASAVRDAVGVWTYREVGDYSHAFAAWLAERGVGAGERIVVQLPTRRPQTAMFYGTSRHGAVFVPVNPTMKPFHLRSVINSAEPRLIIAAEAEPLRELTGIPVYGFEDVWQQVEKLRERGARAEPAVVSPQDVAVLVYTSGSTAEPKGVIEPHAQITFAARAIQAVLGYRGDDVVFCRFPLSWDYGLYKVLLACLGRSEMVLAGEESDLALLRRMREVGATVVPIVPSLAAMLTTLAAREDASAGRAPVRLFTNTGAALPDSTTQALREAFPGTRVVRQFGQTECKRITIMPPDEDGGRPGAVGLPLPGTRVLILDDGGNPLPPGETGEIVAAGPHVMPGYWRSPELTARAFRRDPETGEARLHTGDYGRLDDDGYLYFEGRRDDMFKRKGIRMSTLEIEAAAMDIPGISAAGAIPPDGERDLALCVETDLPSHTVLRELARRLEPAKVPAICHVMDEFPLTAHGKNATAELARLVDGART; encoded by the coding sequence ATGGAAGGCACGACGGACATCGCTCTGCACGGGCGTTTTCAGCGCGGGCTCGCACGGGCGCCGCGCGGGGTCGCGGTGCGCTGCGCGGACGCGGCCATCACGTACGAGGAGTTGCACGAGCTGGCGCTGCGCCAGGCCGGAGCACTCGTCGAGTCCGGCGCCCGGCGCGTGGCGGTGCTCGCGGAGAAGGGGCCCGCCGCGTACGTCGGTGTCGTGGCGGCGCTCTACGCGGGGGCCGCGGTGGTCCCGCTGCGCCCCGATTTCCCGGCCGCGCGCACACGGCGGATGATCGAAGCCGCCGGCGTCACGGCGTTGATCGTCGATGAGAAAGGGGCCGGTCTGGCTCCCGGGCCGGCCGAGGTCGCCGTGTTCGGGCCGGGATTCGCACAGCCCTCGGCCGTGCTTGACGAGCCCGTGACCGTGGCACCCGGCGACCCGGCCTGCGTCCTGTTCACCTCCGGTTCCACCGGCCGGCCCAAGGGCGTGACCGTCACGCACGGCGCCACCGCCCACTACTTCGGGCTGCTCGACGCGCGCTACGACTTCACCGCCGCCGACGTCTTCTCACAGACCTTCGACCTCAACTTCGACTGCGCCTTCTTCGACCTCTTCAACGCCTGGGGCGCCGGCGCGACGCTCCAGACCGTTCCGCCGTACGCCTACCGCGACCTGCCCGCCTTCCTGAACGAACGGGGCGTGAGCGTCTGGTTCTCCACCCCCGGCGCGATCGCGCTGACGCGGCGCACCACCGCTCTCGCGCCCCACGCGATGCCGGGCCTGCGCTGGAGCCTGTTCGCGGGAGAGGCACTGCAGTGCCGCGATGCCGCCGACTGGCAGAGCGCCGCCCCGAACTCGACCCTGGAGAACCTGTACGGGCCGACCGAACTGACCGTCACCGTCGCGGCGCACCGCTGGTCGCAGCCGCGTTCGCCGGCGCTGGCGGTCAATGGCGTCGTGCCGATCGGGGCCGTGCACGCCGGGCACGAACACGTCCTGCTCGATGAGGACGGCCAGACCGTCGAGGACGAGGGGGAGCTCTGTGTCAGTGGTCCGCAGCTGAGCCCCGGCTATCTCGACCCGGCCGACGAATCCGGACGCTTCGTACGCCGCGAGGGACGCCGCTGGTACCGCACCGGCGACCGCGTCCGCCGGATCGACGGCGGCGAACTCGCCTACCTCGGCCGCGCCGACGCACAGGTCCAGGTGCACGGCTGGCGGATCGAACTCGCCGAGATCGAGCACGCGCTGCGGACGGACACCTCCGTGCACGACGCGGTCACGGTCGGCATCCCCAAGGACGGCACCACGGAGCTCGTCGTCTTCTACACCGCGGAGCGAGCGATACGTCCGGTCGAACTCGCCGCACGCCTGCGCGAGACGCTGCCCGAGACGGTGGTTCCGCGTCACTTCCACCATGTCGAGGAGTTCCCGCTGAACACCAACCGGAAGATCGATCGCGCGTCGCTCGCAGAACGCGCGCGTGCCCTGCACACCCCGTCGGCGCTGGTGCACGGGCTGCTCGACGAGGCGGTGGCCGAGGTTCCCGAGGCCTCGGCGGTACGTGACGCGGTTGGCGTGTGGACCTATCGCGAGGTCGGCGACTACAGCCACGCGTTCGCCGCGTGGCTGGCCGAGCGCGGGGTCGGGGCCGGTGAACGGATCGTGGTCCAGCTGCCCACCCGACGCCCGCAGACCGCCATGTTCTACGGCACCTCGCGGCACGGCGCGGTGTTCGTTCCGGTCAACCCGACGATGAAGCCCTTCCACCTCAGGTCGGTCATCAACAGCGCGGAACCGCGGCTGATCATCGCCGCCGAGGCCGAACCGCTGCGTGAGCTCACCGGGATACCCGTATACGGCTTCGAGGACGTGTGGCAGCAGGTCGAGAAGCTGCGCGAGCGGGGCGCGCGGGCCGAGCCCGCCGTGGTGAGCCCACAGGACGTGGCCGTGCTCGTCTACACCTCCGGCAGCACCGCCGAGCCGAAGGGCGTGATCGAACCGCACGCCCAGATCACCTTCGCGGCCCGCGCCATTCAGGCGGTGCTCGGGTACCGGGGCGACGACGTGGTCTTCTGCCGGTTTCCGCTCTCCTGGGACTACGGCCTGTACAAGGTGCTGCTGGCCTGTCTGGGCCGGAGCGAGATGGTCCTGGCCGGAGAGGAGTCCGACCTCGCGCTGCTGCGCCGGATGCGCGAGGTGGGCGCGACGGTCGTGCCGATCGTGCCCTCGCTCGCCGCGATGCTCACCACGCTCGCCGCACGCGAGGACGCGTCGGCCGGCCGTGCCCCGGTGCGGCTGTTCACCAACACCGGTGCCGCGTTGCCGGATTCCACGACGCAGGCGCTGCGCGAGGCGTTCCCCGGCACGCGCGTGGTGCGGCAGTTCGGGCAGACGGAGTGCAAACGCATCACGATCATGCCTCCCGACGAGGACGGAGGGCGTCCCGGCGCGGTGGGCCTGCCGCTGCCCGGCACCAGGGTCCTGATCCTCGACGACGGGGGGAACCCACTGCCGCCCGGTGAGACCGGCGAGATCGTCGCGGCCGGACCGCATGTGATGCCCGGCTACTGGCGGTCCCCGGAGCTGACCGCGCGCGCCTTCCGCCGCGATCCGGAGACCGGCGAGGCACGTCTGCACACCGGTGACTACGGCCGCCTCGACGACGACGGCTACCTGTACTTCGAGGGCCGACGCGACGACATGTTCAAGCGCAAGGGGATCCGTATGAGCACCCTGGAGATCGAGGCCGCGGCGATGGACATCCCCGGCATCAGCGCGGCGGGAGCCATCCCACCGGACGGCGAGCGCGACCTCGCGCTGTGCGTGGAGACCGACCTGCCCTCGCACACCGTGCTGCGTGAGCTCGCCCGTCGCCTCGAACCTGCCAAGGTGCCCGCGATCTGCCATGTCATGGACGAGTTCCCGCTGACCGCGCACGGCAAGAACGCGACGGCCGAACTGGCGCGCCTGGTGGACGGAGCCCGCACATGA
- a CDS encoding type III PLP-dependent enzyme, whose amino-acid sequence MSLTTAELAERYGTPLYVYDLDRVTAARDDLLATLPEGFDLYYALKANPHPEVVRAVREGAEEVCRPEVSSLGELDAALAAGHPAGNCLYTGPGKTDTEIDRAIGLGVREFSAESPSDLRHIGNVASRHGVVARCILRLNIASAGAATGIRMMGRPSQFGIDGDTLAETLPQLLSVPGTTVIGAHFFTMSNAGDEESLLGEYEHVIETAAGLGSDLGLPLELLDIGGGFAAPYAVPGNRTPYPKLRAGLADLLDLHLPQWRAGQPRIACESGRYLAAECGSLVSRVVNVKEGSGGPFVVLDGGINVLGGLSGIGRLLPAAVQLDPGLRPAGRGTLVGPLCTPGDSLGRNVQLPALAPGDLVTIPNVGAYGLTASLVHFLSRPAPAEVTLRGGEVVSATRLEPRRTPVGDGR is encoded by the coding sequence ATGAGCCTGACCACCGCCGAGTTGGCCGAACGCTACGGCACACCGCTGTACGTCTACGACCTCGACCGGGTCACCGCGGCCCGCGACGACCTGCTCGCCACCCTGCCCGAGGGATTCGACCTCTACTACGCACTGAAGGCCAATCCGCACCCCGAGGTGGTGCGGGCCGTCCGTGAGGGAGCCGAGGAGGTGTGCCGGCCCGAAGTGAGTTCGCTCGGCGAACTGGACGCGGCACTGGCCGCCGGACACCCGGCCGGGAACTGCCTGTACACCGGGCCGGGCAAGACCGACACCGAGATCGACCGGGCGATCGGCCTCGGCGTGCGGGAGTTCTCCGCCGAGTCCCCCTCCGACCTGCGGCACATAGGGAACGTCGCATCGCGCCACGGGGTGGTCGCCCGCTGCATCCTGCGGCTGAACATCGCGTCGGCGGGCGCGGCGACCGGAATCAGGATGATGGGACGGCCCTCCCAGTTCGGGATCGACGGCGACACCCTCGCCGAGACGCTGCCGCAGTTGCTGTCCGTGCCCGGCACCACCGTCATCGGCGCGCACTTCTTCACGATGAGCAACGCCGGCGACGAGGAGAGCCTGCTCGGCGAGTACGAGCACGTCATCGAGACCGCGGCCGGTCTCGGCAGCGACCTCGGCCTGCCGCTGGAGCTCCTGGACATCGGCGGCGGATTCGCCGCGCCGTACGCGGTGCCGGGAAACCGTACGCCCTACCCGAAGCTGCGCGCCGGTCTCGCCGACCTGCTCGACCTGCATCTGCCGCAGTGGCGTGCCGGGCAGCCGCGGATCGCCTGCGAGTCGGGGCGCTACCTCGCGGCCGAGTGCGGGAGCCTGGTCAGCCGCGTGGTGAACGTCAAGGAGGGCAGCGGCGGGCCGTTCGTCGTGCTCGACGGGGGCATCAATGTGCTCGGGGGACTCTCCGGGATCGGGCGTCTGCTTCCGGCCGCCGTCCAGCTCGACCCCGGCCTGCGGCCGGCCGGGCGCGGCACCCTGGTCGGTCCGCTGTGCACGCCGGGGGACAGCCTCGGCCGGAACGTCCAGCTGCCGGCCCTGGCACCGGGCGACCTGGTGACGATCCCGAACGTCGGGGCATACGGCCTGACCGCGAGCCTGGTGCACTTCCTGAGCCGTCCCGCTCCGGCCGAGGTCACGCTGCGCGGTGGCGAGGTCGTCTCGGCCACACGTCTTGAGCCGCGCCGCACACCGGTCGGGGACGGTCGGTGA
- a CDS encoding cobalamin B12-binding domain-containing protein has protein sequence MSIVVEEERLPAPDTRPVIVSSTVSDAHSWNLVYLQLLIEELGYQVVNLGPCVPEEELIEACSRLRPTFVVLSSVNGHGGQDGLRLIRRLRTVGELGDLPIVIGGKLGIGGTDPQIIAELAAAGFDAVFDDNADGPVLLRRFVRGLDVGELRELR, from the coding sequence ATGAGCATCGTTGTCGAGGAGGAACGGCTGCCGGCGCCGGACACCCGCCCCGTGATCGTCAGCAGCACTGTGTCCGACGCGCACAGCTGGAACCTCGTCTATCTGCAACTGCTCATCGAGGAGCTCGGATACCAGGTCGTCAACCTCGGGCCGTGTGTGCCCGAGGAGGAGCTGATCGAGGCATGTTCCCGGCTCCGGCCGACCTTCGTCGTACTCAGCAGCGTCAACGGGCACGGCGGCCAGGACGGTCTCCGGCTGATCCGCAGGCTGCGTACGGTCGGCGAACTGGGCGACCTGCCGATCGTGATCGGCGGCAAACTCGGCATCGGCGGAACCGACCCGCAGATCATCGCGGAGCTGGCCGCCGCCGGGTTCGACGCGGTCTTCGACGACAACGCGGACGGCCCCGTGCTGCTCCGGCGCTTCGTGCGCGGTCTCGACGTGGGAGAACTCCGTGAACTTCGGTGA
- a CDS encoding methylaspartate mutase, producing the protein MLVVQPRMGMSDPEAMRAGLLATRKAAACTVGTITVDSYTRQDDLEAIAEALRDGKALNGYPIASHPAETTRALLDGPWDEQFPVQVRHGSARPQRIMRALTEAGLHATEGGPVSYCLPYGRTPLAESVRNWREACDLLADADARPHLESFGGCMLGQLCPPSLLVAISVLEAMFFQQNGIDDVSVSYAQQTDPGQDLEAVTALRRLCGELLSGTWHIVIYTYMGLFPRTREGALSLLGASAELAVRGGAQRLIVKTVAEAVRIPTVAENVSALEYADTVARQTGAAEPPEHERDGGQVYREARVLVEAVLDQCADLGDALLRAFARGLLDVPFCLHPDNAGRTRGRIGSDSRLGWAATGAMPLKGLVNTSAGAALTASDFLASLSHVQHTHDTSALATGPRSIEANSGVRR; encoded by the coding sequence ATGCTGGTCGTACAGCCTCGCATGGGCATGAGCGATCCCGAGGCCATGCGCGCCGGCCTCCTGGCGACCCGTAAGGCCGCCGCCTGCACCGTCGGCACGATCACCGTGGACAGCTACACGCGACAGGACGACCTTGAGGCGATTGCCGAGGCTCTGCGCGACGGGAAGGCGCTCAACGGATATCCGATCGCGAGCCATCCGGCCGAGACGACCCGCGCCCTGCTCGACGGCCCGTGGGACGAGCAGTTCCCGGTGCAGGTACGGCACGGCTCCGCCCGGCCTCAGCGGATCATGAGGGCACTGACGGAGGCCGGGCTGCACGCCACCGAGGGCGGACCGGTCTCCTACTGCCTGCCCTACGGCCGTACCCCGCTCGCCGAATCCGTGCGCAACTGGCGTGAGGCCTGCGACCTGCTGGCCGACGCCGACGCACGCCCACACCTGGAGAGCTTCGGCGGCTGCATGCTCGGGCAGCTGTGCCCACCGAGCCTGTTGGTCGCGATCAGCGTGCTGGAGGCGATGTTCTTCCAGCAGAACGGGATCGACGACGTCTCGGTCAGCTATGCGCAGCAGACCGATCCCGGGCAGGACCTCGAGGCCGTGACCGCCCTGCGGCGGCTGTGCGGCGAGCTGCTGTCGGGGACCTGGCACATCGTCATCTACACCTACATGGGCCTGTTTCCGCGTACGCGGGAAGGCGCCCTGAGCCTGCTGGGTGCCTCCGCCGAACTCGCTGTGCGCGGGGGCGCGCAGCGGTTGATCGTCAAGACGGTCGCCGAGGCGGTACGGATTCCCACCGTCGCGGAGAACGTATCGGCCCTCGAATACGCGGACACGGTCGCACGGCAGACGGGCGCGGCCGAGCCGCCGGAGCACGAGCGGGACGGCGGCCAGGTCTACCGCGAGGCGCGCGTACTGGTCGAGGCGGTCCTCGACCAGTGCGCCGATCTGGGTGACGCGCTGCTGCGTGCCTTCGCCCGCGGACTGCTCGACGTCCCGTTCTGCCTGCACCCCGACAACGCGGGCCGGACGCGTGGCCGGATCGGCTCGGACAGCCGGCTCGGCTGGGCCGCGACGGGTGCCATGCCGCTCAAGGGTCTCGTCAATACGTCGGCCGGGGCGGCGTTGACCGCGTCCGACTTCCTGGCGTCCCTCTCCCACGTCCAACACACCCATGACACGTCGGCCCTGGCCACCGGTCCCCGTTCCATCGAAGCGAACAGCGGAGTACGGCGATGA